One Novosphingobium sp. G106 DNA segment encodes these proteins:
- a CDS encoding alpha-D-glucose phosphate-specific phosphoglucomutase, whose product MIKTVPSKPFEGQKPGTSGLRKKVRVFRQEGYAENFIQSVFDAVQPSRGASLVIGGDGRFHNREVIQQAIRIAAANGYGRVLVGQGGILSTPAASCVIRKHQASGGLILSASHNPGGPDEDFGIKYNIANGGPAPEPVTEAIYARTRTIDRWLTVEWADIDLDRIGVVTVAGMVVEVIDPVADYADLMETLFDFPAIRGAVKDGMTMCFDAMHAVTGPYAHEILERRLGFRAGTVHNGTPLEDFGGHHPDPNLVHARVLYDLMMSPEAPVLGAASDGDGDRNLIIGKNRFVSPCDSLAMLAANAHLAPGYRAGLKGIARSMPTSAAADRVAEALGLPAFETPTGWKFFGNLLDAGMATICGEESAGTGSDHVREKDGLWAVLLWLNILAERRISVDDLAREHWARFGRNYYARHDYEAIEAERANALMADLIASLSTLSGKSFGPLAIEAADSFAYTDPVDQSTSANQGIRVLFEGGSRIVFRLSGTGTEGATLRVYLERYEPADGKLDEPVSDMLAELITAADAIAGIARHTGRTAPDVVT is encoded by the coding sequence ACGCGGTCCAGCCATCGCGCGGCGCTAGCCTTGTGATCGGCGGTGATGGTCGTTTCCACAATCGTGAGGTCATCCAGCAGGCGATCCGCATCGCCGCGGCAAACGGCTACGGCCGCGTGCTGGTCGGCCAGGGCGGCATCCTCTCGACCCCGGCGGCGAGCTGCGTCATCCGCAAGCACCAGGCCTCGGGCGGGCTGATCCTCTCGGCCAGCCATAATCCGGGCGGACCCGACGAAGACTTCGGCATCAAGTACAACATCGCCAACGGCGGCCCTGCGCCCGAGCCGGTGACCGAGGCGATCTATGCGCGGACCCGGACGATCGACCGCTGGCTGACCGTCGAATGGGCCGACATCGATCTCGACCGGATCGGCGTGGTCACCGTCGCCGGCATGGTCGTCGAAGTGATCGATCCCGTCGCCGACTATGCCGACCTGATGGAAACGCTGTTCGATTTCCCCGCGATCCGGGGGGCGGTGAAAGACGGTATGACCATGTGCTTCGACGCGATGCACGCGGTGACGGGCCCCTATGCGCACGAGATCCTCGAGCGCCGCCTGGGCTTCCGCGCCGGCACGGTCCACAACGGCACGCCCCTGGAGGACTTCGGCGGCCACCATCCCGATCCCAACCTCGTCCATGCGAGGGTGCTCTACGACCTGATGATGAGCCCTGAAGCCCCCGTGCTCGGCGCCGCTTCGGACGGCGACGGCGACCGCAACCTGATCATCGGCAAGAACCGCTTCGTCAGCCCCTGCGACTCACTCGCCATGCTGGCGGCGAACGCGCATCTTGCCCCCGGCTACCGCGCCGGACTCAAGGGCATCGCCCGCTCGATGCCGACCAGCGCTGCCGCCGACCGCGTTGCCGAAGCTCTGGGCCTGCCGGCCTTCGAAACGCCGACGGGCTGGAAGTTCTTCGGCAACCTGCTCGACGCCGGCATGGCGACGATCTGCGGCGAGGAAAGCGCCGGCACAGGCTCTGACCACGTCCGCGAGAAGGACGGGCTCTGGGCCGTGCTGCTCTGGCTGAACATTCTGGCCGAGCGGCGCATCAGCGTCGACGACCTCGCACGCGAGCACTGGGCGCGCTTCGGCCGCAACTATTACGCGCGGCATGACTACGAGGCGATCGAGGCCGAAAGGGCCAATGCGCTGATGGCCGACCTGATCGCGAGCCTCAGCACGCTTTCGGGCAAGAGCTTCGGCCCACTTGCTATCGAGGCTGCCGACAGCTTCGCCTATACCGACCCGGTCGACCAATCGACCAGCGCCAACCAGGGTATCCGCGTGCTGTTCGAGGGTGGCTCGCGCATCGTTTTCCGGCTATCCGGCACCGGCACAGAAGGCGCAACGCTGCGCGTCTATCTCGAACGCTACGAGCCGGCCGACGGCAAGCTCGACGAACCCGTTTCGGACATGCTCGCCGAACTGATCACGGCGGCCGATGCGATCGCCGGCATCGCCCGCCACACCGGGCGCACCGCACCCGACGTGGTGACGTGA
- the glgX gene encoding glycogen debranching protein GlgX yields MSPPLGASIEDGITRFAVRSPLAREVSLCIFAAGAEQRIAMARQGDDWVTEVPGDLTGAHYGYRADGEWAPERGLWFDPAKLLVDPYTVELNRRFVFDPRLSAFGEDTAALVPKSVVPGGLPTIPSSPPQFAQGGVIYELNVRAFTILHPDVPENLRGTIAALAHPAVIAHFNKLHVTAIELMPIVAWIDERHLGALGLTNVWGYNPVAMMALDPGLCPGGVAELRNAVAALHAEGIGVILDLVLNHSGESDVHGPIVSLRGLDDAAYARESDGRLINDTGTGNTLDFANPAVRRLAVETLRHFVRHCGIDGFRFDLATVLARGPGFTDDAPIFAEIAADPLLADRVMIAEPWDCGPGGYQLGRFPDNWLEWNDRYRDDVRRFWRGDEGVGVLATRIAGSADVFGEQNCRSVNFLAAHDGFTLADTVSYAERHNWANGEQNRDGHGENFSWNNGEEGLSLDPAVNALRAADLRALLGTLFASTGTIMLTAGDEFGRSQKGNNNAYAQDNSLSWVDWSGRDLALEDFVAGLAAWRAARTDWFRQFPRSGDWLTVTNETMTASDWENAATAGFIYRSADPRAHYCVEIDRIGRNVTNCDIDI; encoded by the coding sequence GTGAGCCCACCGCTCGGCGCCAGCATCGAGGACGGCATTACGCGCTTCGCCGTCCGCTCGCCGCTGGCGCGCGAAGTGTCGCTCTGCATCTTCGCCGCCGGCGCCGAGCAGCGCATCGCGATGGCGCGACAGGGAGACGATTGGGTCACCGAAGTGCCGGGCGACCTCACCGGCGCGCACTACGGCTATCGCGCAGACGGCGAATGGGCGCCCGAGCGGGGGCTGTGGTTCGATCCGGCCAAGCTGCTGGTCGACCCTTATACCGTCGAACTAAACCGCCGCTTCGTCTTCGACCCGCGCCTTTCGGCCTTCGGCGAGGATACCGCGGCGCTGGTGCCCAAGTCGGTCGTCCCGGGAGGGTTGCCGACGATCCCGTCTTCACCGCCACAGTTTGCCCAGGGCGGTGTGATCTACGAACTCAACGTCCGCGCCTTCACCATCCTTCATCCCGACGTACCGGAGAACCTGCGCGGCACGATCGCCGCCCTCGCCCACCCCGCAGTCATCGCCCATTTCAACAAGCTCCACGTTACGGCAATCGAACTCATGCCGATCGTCGCCTGGATCGACGAGCGACACCTCGGTGCGCTCGGACTGACCAATGTTTGGGGCTACAATCCCGTCGCGATGATGGCGCTCGATCCCGGCCTATGCCCCGGCGGTGTGGCTGAACTGCGCAACGCCGTCGCCGCACTCCACGCAGAGGGCATCGGCGTGATCCTCGACCTGGTGCTCAACCACAGCGGCGAAAGCGACGTGCATGGGCCGATCGTGTCTCTTCGCGGGCTGGACGATGCCGCCTATGCCCGGGAATCCGATGGCAGGCTGATCAACGACACGGGCACCGGCAATACGCTCGACTTCGCCAATCCGGCGGTGCGGCGATTAGCTGTCGAAACCTTGCGCCATTTCGTCCGCCACTGCGGCATCGACGGCTTTCGTTTCGATCTTGCCACAGTGCTCGCCCGAGGCCCCGGCTTCACCGACGATGCCCCGATCTTCGCCGAGATCGCCGCCGACCCACTACTGGCCGACCGTGTCATGATCGCCGAGCCCTGGGATTGCGGTCCGGGCGGGTACCAGCTCGGCAGGTTCCCCGACAACTGGCTAGAATGGAACGACCGCTACCGCGACGACGTCCGCCGCTTCTGGCGCGGCGATGAAGGCGTCGGCGTGCTGGCAACGCGCATCGCCGGCTCGGCCGATGTCTTCGGCGAACAGAACTGCCGCAGCGTCAACTTCCTCGCCGCGCACGATGGCTTCACTCTCGCCGATACCGTCTCCTACGCGGAACGGCACAATTGGGCCAACGGCGAGCAGAACCGCGACGGCCACGGTGAGAACTTCTCCTGGAACAACGGCGAGGAAGGCCTGAGCCTCGATCCTGCTGTGAATGCCCTCCGCGCCGCCGACCTTCGCGCCCTGCTCGGCACGCTGTTCGCCTCGACCGGCACGATCATGCTCACCGCCGGCGACGAATTCGGTCGCAGCCAGAAGGGCAACAATAACGCCTATGCCCAGGATAATAGTCTATCCTGGGTCGACTGGAGCGGCCGAGATTTAGCGCTCGAGGATTTCGTTGCGGGGCTCGCTGCCTGGCGCGCGGCGCGCACTGACTGGTTCCGCCAGTTTCCCCGTTCAGGCGATTGGCTGACGGTCACCAATGAAACGATGACCGCGAGCGATTGGGAGAATGCCGCCACTGCCGGCTTCATTTACCGTTCCGCCGACCCCCGCGCGCACTATTGTGTGGAAATAGATCGTATCGGCCGTAATGTTACAAACTGTGACATCGACATCTGA
- a CDS encoding TonB-dependent receptor, translating to MRRFHSETMSHANTSRRRAAVIKALYATPLVSIAWSAPVLAQEAAPSNPPPAQENRAYVDNGDIIVTARKRQESILKVPVVVSVVSNEKIESTGLTNVTELPKLVPGLVIAGNLLSIGPQVTIRGVGTSSFDPGVDQSVSLNIDGLSLGQGLAFGAAMFDVGQVEVLKGPQALFYGKGSPGGVISLRTADPTDQVELIARGSYEFVAREYRGELIASGPVTDTLGVRLAALYSEGDGYFINDAVPIPGTGGLAPTHSRNPQPRNFVLRGTFLFKPTDDFSARLKVNHSYDHQENAELKQLSNCLEPGQSFTLGSGLVPGIPPAPNFLTPIDPIRMIGNDNCKFDRHAPQVYLDPAAFPGVPNGGTPYLQNMQNFGTLELNYDVRPDLSLTSTTAYYDLKSSSLVNPTLSVASAPFFAVTNRFRRREFTEELRLNSDFSGPLNFTLGAFYEDGLLKDRVHFIRNTKYGFLSPQIFGASLGLPYFDLLNDDRESTINIKTYSAFGQLRYKITDQLELAGGVRYADERRDLSVIDYHANVTNTPGVPEVRDLTPTLPVTDNHSKTWSPEATITYTPNDDLTIFASYKKGYKSGSFSVAVPATAGQDKHFGDEKVRGFEVGLKSRLLDRSLLANLAFYDYIYDGLQVGVIEGFVNGSPVINTRNSGEAKTYGVDFDVRYMPRAVEGLTLTASVNWNSAHYKVLDTLGCYPNQTISQGCNTTPVATLLNGVPTTRFLTQNLNGAQMIRAPEWAANFGFDYEVPVGSGMKLQFSNNNQYSSKYPSYLALNRPNQDNFQGAYIKFDASITLKAANDRWEIALLGKNLSDKLTASNCSASSVAGGGVLGGDASGFATQQGTAGWAEALCFPDGPGRSIALRFTFRPFAGN from the coding sequence ATGAGGCGCTTTCACAGCGAGACGATGAGTCATGCCAATACTTCGCGTCGGCGCGCGGCGGTAATCAAAGCGCTTTACGCCACGCCGCTTGTGTCGATCGCCTGGAGTGCCCCTGTTCTGGCACAAGAGGCCGCGCCTTCCAACCCACCGCCGGCACAAGAAAACCGCGCTTACGTCGACAATGGCGATATCATCGTCACGGCGCGCAAGCGCCAGGAATCGATCCTGAAAGTTCCGGTGGTCGTCTCGGTCGTCTCCAACGAGAAGATCGAAAGTACCGGCCTAACCAACGTCACCGAACTGCCCAAACTCGTCCCCGGCCTCGTCATCGCCGGCAACCTCCTGTCGATCGGGCCACAAGTTACGATCCGCGGCGTCGGCACCTCGTCGTTCGATCCGGGCGTAGACCAGTCGGTATCGCTCAATATCGACGGCCTCTCGCTCGGCCAAGGGCTCGCCTTCGGCGCCGCCATGTTCGACGTCGGCCAGGTCGAAGTGCTGAAGGGGCCCCAGGCGCTGTTCTACGGCAAGGGCAGCCCCGGCGGCGTGATCTCGCTACGCACCGCCGATCCGACCGACCAGGTCGAGTTGATCGCGCGCGGTAGCTACGAATTCGTAGCCCGCGAGTATCGCGGCGAGTTGATCGCTTCGGGTCCAGTCACCGATACGCTCGGGGTTCGTCTTGCCGCGCTCTATTCCGAAGGCGACGGCTATTTCATCAACGACGCGGTGCCGATCCCCGGCACCGGCGGCCTGGCGCCGACGCACAGCCGCAACCCGCAGCCACGCAATTTCGTTCTTCGCGGCACATTCCTGTTCAAGCCCACCGATGATTTCAGCGCCCGCTTGAAGGTCAATCACTCCTATGACCACCAGGAAAACGCGGAACTGAAGCAGCTCTCGAACTGCCTTGAGCCCGGCCAGTCGTTCACCCTGGGAAGCGGCCTCGTTCCTGGAATTCCGCCTGCGCCGAATTTCCTTACGCCAATCGACCCGATCCGGATGATCGGCAACGACAACTGCAAGTTCGATCGCCATGCTCCGCAGGTCTACCTCGATCCGGCAGCATTCCCCGGTGTGCCGAACGGTGGCACGCCTTATCTGCAAAACATGCAGAACTTCGGCACGCTCGAACTCAACTACGACGTCAGGCCCGATCTGTCGCTGACATCGACGACGGCCTACTACGACCTGAAGTCGAGCAGCCTGGTGAACCCGACTCTCTCGGTCGCATCCGCGCCCTTCTTCGCCGTGACCAACCGGTTCCGCCGGCGTGAATTCACCGAGGAATTGCGCTTGAACAGCGATTTCTCGGGTCCGCTCAACTTTACCCTCGGCGCATTCTACGAAGACGGCCTGCTGAAGGATCGGGTGCATTTCATCCGCAACACCAAGTACGGTTTCCTGAGCCCGCAGATTTTCGGCGCCAGTCTTGGATTGCCTTATTTCGACCTGCTGAACGACGATCGAGAGTCGACGATCAACATCAAGACCTATTCGGCTTTCGGTCAGCTCCGCTACAAGATCACCGACCAGCTCGAACTGGCCGGTGGTGTTCGCTATGCAGACGAGAGACGCGATCTAAGCGTCATCGACTATCACGCCAATGTCACGAACACGCCCGGCGTGCCGGAAGTTCGCGATCTCACGCCGACCCTGCCCGTCACGGATAATCATTCGAAGACCTGGTCGCCCGAAGCGACGATCACTTATACGCCAAACGACGATCTGACGATTTTTGCGTCTTACAAGAAGGGTTACAAGTCGGGATCTTTCAGCGTCGCGGTGCCGGCGACGGCCGGGCAGGACAAGCACTTCGGCGACGAAAAGGTCCGGGGCTTCGAGGTCGGCCTCAAGTCCCGACTGCTCGATCGCAGCCTGTTGGCCAACCTGGCCTTCTACGACTACATATATGACGGTCTCCAGGTCGGCGTGATCGAAGGCTTCGTGAACGGCTCTCCGGTCATCAACACGCGCAATTCAGGCGAGGCAAAGACCTATGGCGTCGATTTCGACGTGCGGTACATGCCTCGGGCGGTAGAAGGACTGACGCTGACGGCATCGGTCAATTGGAACAGCGCACATTACAAAGTGCTCGACACGCTGGGCTGCTATCCCAATCAGACGATCAGCCAGGGTTGCAATACGACGCCGGTCGCGACGCTGCTCAACGGCGTTCCCACCACCCGCTTCCTGACGCAGAATCTCAATGGCGCACAGATGATCCGCGCGCCCGAATGGGCGGCCAATTTCGGCTTCGATTACGAGGTGCCGGTCGGTTCGGGCATGAAGCTGCAATTCAGCAACAACAACCAATACTCATCGAAATATCCTTCCTACCTTGCGCTCAACCGGCCGAACCAGGATAATTTTCAGGGCGCTTACATCAAGTTCGATGCGAGCATCACGCTCAAGGCAGCGAACGATCGCTGGGAAATCGCGTTGTTGGGCAAAAACCTTTCCGACAAGCTGACGGCTTCAAACTGCTCGGCCTCGAGCGTCGCAGGCGGCGGCGTGCTCGGCGGCGATGCCTCGGGCTTTGCCACGCAACAGGGCACCGCCGGGTGGGCGGAAGCGCTGTGCTTCCCCGACGGTCCCGGCCGTTCTATCGCACTACGCTTCACCTTCCGTCCCTTCGCGGGGAACTGA
- a CDS encoding TIGR03619 family F420-dependent LLM class oxidoreductase has translation MKLTFPLPHLMEIQAMLQPWELAVTGPDQLRMAQRAEALGYDMIAIPEHIAIPPNDQHTGHFWLHSTTAQAALAGATSRILLNSCVTILPLQNPLYHAKSLATADWFSGGRMVVTFGLGSIRKEFDYFGVPWDQRGAIADEYLDAIVALWTQERPTFAGRYVQFEDIGFNPKPVQKPHLPIWIGGDSKPALRRVARVGSGWIVSFRTAPEEIPDRIDFIKSQPDWTDRPLEISYGLGTGRLTTNHAPSGDDSVSGGMSAQQIVDALGRFKELGITMSSVPIPPVSGIEAYLDHAQWVMEEVKPKL, from the coding sequence ATGAAACTGACTTTCCCGCTGCCGCACCTCATGGAAATCCAGGCGATGCTCCAGCCCTGGGAGCTCGCGGTCACCGGTCCGGACCAGCTCCGCATGGCGCAGCGCGCCGAAGCGCTCGGCTATGACATGATCGCGATTCCCGAACATATCGCGATCCCGCCCAACGATCAGCACACGGGCCATTTCTGGCTGCATTCGACCACGGCGCAGGCCGCGCTTGCCGGGGCGACGAGCCGGATCCTGCTCAATTCCTGTGTGACGATCCTGCCGCTGCAGAACCCGCTCTATCATGCCAAGTCGTTGGCGACGGCCGACTGGTTCAGCGGCGGGCGGATGGTAGTGACTTTCGGCCTCGGCTCGATCCGCAAGGAATTCGACTATTTCGGCGTCCCCTGGGACCAGCGCGGCGCGATCGCCGACGAATACCTCGATGCCATCGTCGCACTGTGGACGCAGGAGCGACCGACTTTCGCAGGCCGCTATGTCCAGTTCGAGGACATCGGCTTCAATCCCAAACCCGTGCAGAAACCGCACCTGCCGATCTGGATCGGCGGCGATAGCAAGCCCGCGCTGCGCCGCGTCGCGCGCGTCGGCTCCGGTTGGATCGTCTCGTTCCGCACCGCGCCCGAGGAGATTCCCGACCGGATCGACTTCATCAAGTCGCAGCCCGACTGGACCGACCGGCCCCTCGAAATATCCTATGGCCTCGGCACCGGGCGGCTCACTACCAACCACGCGCCATCGGGCGACGACAGCGTCAGCGGCGGAATGAGCGCGCAGCAGATCGTCGACGCGCTCGGACGCTTCAAGGAACTCGGCATCACGATGAGCTCGGTGCCGATCCCGCCGGTGAGCGGGATCGAGGCCTATCTCGATCACGCACAATGGGTGATGGAAGAGGTCAAACCCAAGCTTTGA
- a CDS encoding PilZ domain-containing protein, with the protein MASAAAFKTDFLADEERSSRRHSLWLSARVSVRGEAEQVMIHNLSMTGLLFETALALEFGDRIEVELPEAGPTQAEIVWCSDSFFGCEFASPIAAAAVSASRLRSPYLQDAVEMRQASAESVPLAAVVPGGLTPLQKALVIGGAAAACWVPLIVAVAYI; encoded by the coding sequence ATGGCATCGGCTGCAGCATTCAAGACGGACTTTCTGGCGGACGAGGAACGCTCGTCGCGCCGCCACAGTCTCTGGCTGAGCGCCCGCGTCTCGGTGCGCGGCGAAGCCGAACAGGTGATGATCCACAACCTGTCGATGACAGGCCTTCTGTTCGAGACCGCGCTCGCGCTCGAGTTCGGCGATCGTATCGAAGTCGAGCTGCCCGAAGCCGGACCGACCCAGGCCGAAATCGTCTGGTGCAGCGACAGCTTCTTCGGTTGTGAATTCGCCAGCCCGATCGCGGCCGCCGCCGTCAGCGCCTCGCGGCTGCGCTCGCCCTACCTGCAGGATGCGGTGGAAATGCGCCAGGCATCGGCCGAGTCCGTGCCGCTGGCCGCCGTCGTTCCCGGCGGCCTGACTCCGCTGCAGAAGGCGCTGGTCATTGGCGGCGCCGCGGCGGCGTGCTGGGTCCCGCTGATCGTGGCCGTGGCCTACATCTAG
- a CDS encoding Rieske 2Fe-2S domain-containing protein, whose amino-acid sequence MTPKDNERLTRVTGDAPMARMLRENYWIPFARSESLAAAAPPQRVRLLGHDLVAWRAEDGTLGLMDEHCPHRRASMALARVEGCKLRCIYHGWQMDEAGRVTEVPSEGERSALFASRVKVDRRLVREGGGLLWAFLGQDEPPELPPLPFMDVSAEGRWWSRMTVKCNWLQGFEGALDSVHLNWLHQGWAEPGKEKFLLDAPSYEIGETPYGLRTAAIRSAGEPGKVHFRVAEFVAPFYAFSASRQPVIPTDCSCFISVPIDDETHMLFFGFWDGTGKLSDISRFFSGLDPDDLLKGDYTRDNNWGQDREAMAKGHFSGFTASVLHEDLGVQASMGPIVDRSLETLCGTDLAVVRMRAYLLDMLAHQDAGDGVDGALDGYRTSGFLPFSYVAPEGADWRDGGQRMLGAEV is encoded by the coding sequence ATGACGCCCAAGGACAACGAACGTCTCACGCGCGTGACCGGCGATGCGCCGATGGCCCGGATGCTGCGCGAAAACTACTGGATCCCCTTCGCCCGCAGCGAATCGCTCGCAGCCGCCGCGCCGCCGCAGCGCGTGCGCCTGCTCGGCCACGATCTAGTCGCCTGGCGCGCCGAGGACGGCACGCTCGGGCTGATGGACGAGCATTGCCCGCACCGCCGTGCCTCGATGGCATTGGCACGGGTCGAGGGCTGCAAGCTGCGCTGCATCTATCATGGCTGGCAGATGGATGAGGCGGGCCGCGTAACCGAAGTGCCCTCGGAAGGCGAGCGTTCGGCGCTGTTCGCTTCGCGGGTCAAAGTGGACCGGCGCTTGGTGCGCGAGGGTGGCGGACTGCTCTGGGCCTTCCTCGGACAGGACGAGCCGCCCGAACTGCCGCCGCTGCCGTTCATGGACGTATCCGCGGAAGGCCGCTGGTGGTCGCGCATGACGGTGAAGTGCAATTGGCTCCAGGGATTCGAGGGTGCGCTCGATTCAGTGCACCTGAACTGGTTGCACCAGGGCTGGGCGGAGCCGGGGAAGGAGAAATTCCTGCTCGACGCGCCGAGCTATGAAATCGGCGAGACGCCCTATGGCCTGCGCACCGCGGCGATCCGCAGCGCAGGGGAGCCCGGCAAGGTCCATTTCCGCGTCGCCGAATTCGTCGCGCCATTCTATGCCTTCTCGGCCAGTCGCCAGCCAGTGATCCCGACCGACTGCTCGTGCTTCATTTCGGTGCCGATCGACGACGAGACGCACATGCTGTTCTTCGGTTTCTGGGACGGAACCGGAAAGCTGTCCGACATCTCGCGGTTCTTCTCGGGCCTCGATCCGGACGACCTGCTGAAAGGCGACTACACGCGCGACAACAACTGGGGCCAGGACCGCGAGGCCATGGCCAAGGGGCACTTCAGCGGCTTCACCGCCAGCGTGCTGCACGAGGACCTGGGCGTTCAGGCGAGCATGGGGCCGATCGTCGATCGTAGCCTGGAAACACTGTGCGGTACTGACCTCGCGGTCGTGCGGATGCGCGCCTATCTGCTCGACATGTTGGCGCACCAAGACGCAGGCGACGGTGTCGATGGCGCGCTCGATGGCTACCGGACAAGCGGTTTCCTGCCGTTCAGCTATGTCGCGCCGGAGGGAGCAGACTGGCGCGACGGCGGCCAGCGCATGCTCGGTGCCGAAGTCTAG
- a CDS encoding alpha/beta fold hydrolase has protein sequence MATYVLVHGAGHGGWCYQRLARLLRAQGHEVYTPTLTGLGERSHLLTPEVGLDTHIADVVSLLEHEDLHDVILAGHSYGGIVITGTADRARDRVGQLVYLDAAILYDGESLHDVTPALAMMRDEMKVVDGMELVLWPDDPVAYAIYGVTDAADWAWMRDRLKPHPWRAFTDKLRLVDPAAVAALPRTVINCPATLEKRVGESLDRYHVGDHVWEIDTGHDLMITEPEKTAEMLLRLC, from the coding sequence ATGGCCACTTACGTCCTGGTCCACGGCGCCGGTCACGGCGGCTGGTGCTATCAGCGGCTAGCGCGGCTGCTGCGCGCGCAGGGGCACGAGGTCTATACGCCCACGCTGACCGGCCTTGGCGAGCGCTCGCATCTGCTGACACCCGAGGTCGGGCTCGACACGCACATCGCCGACGTCGTCAGCCTGCTCGAGCATGAAGACCTGCACGACGTGATCCTCGCCGGCCACTCCTATGGCGGCATCGTCATCACCGGCACGGCCGACAGGGCGCGGGATCGCGTCGGCCAGCTCGTCTATCTCGACGCGGCAATCCTCTACGACGGCGAGTCCCTCCATGACGTCACCCCCGCGCTCGCCATGATGCGCGACGAGATGAAGGTGGTGGACGGCATGGAACTGGTGCTCTGGCCCGACGATCCCGTCGCCTATGCGATCTACGGCGTCACCGACGCGGCCGACTGGGCCTGGATGCGCGACCGGCTGAAACCGCACCCGTGGCGTGCCTTCACCGACAAGCTGCGGCTGGTCGATCCCGCGGCGGTCGCCGCGCTGCCCCGTACAGTGATCAACTGCCCGGCAACGCTGGAGAAGCGCGTCGGCGAGTCGCTCGATCGCTATCACGTCGGCGACCACGTCTGGGAGATCGACACCGGACACGACCTGATGATCACAGAGCCCGAGAAGACCGCGGAAATGCTTCTGCGGCTCTGCTGA